The Gordonibacter urolithinfaciens genome contains a region encoding:
- a CDS encoding YbaN family protein, producing the protein MHYAWAAAGFAAFGLGALGAVMPVLPTTPFLLVAAFCFARSSERLNAWFRSTKLYRTVLEGYVAKRSMTVKAKVTLLIPTTIMLSLSFALMGSIPVGRVVVAVIWVAHVVYFGFVVKTERVGAAHGNGAGAGEGAVLVAAVEAAGVASAAGAGSAVAEPVRKSATASEALRHAPVAARLRADGEGA; encoded by the coding sequence GTGCACTACGCTTGGGCGGCGGCCGGGTTCGCCGCATTTGGGCTCGGCGCCCTCGGTGCTGTGATGCCTGTTTTACCGACGACGCCCTTTTTGCTGGTGGCCGCCTTCTGCTTTGCCCGCAGCTCCGAGCGCCTCAACGCCTGGTTTCGCTCCACGAAACTGTACCGCACGGTGCTTGAGGGCTACGTGGCCAAGCGCTCGATGACCGTGAAGGCCAAGGTCACGCTGCTTATACCCACCACGATCATGCTTTCCCTGTCGTTCGCGCTCATGGGCTCTATACCGGTCGGCCGCGTGGTGGTCGCCGTTATCTGGGTGGCCCACGTGGTGTACTTCGGCTTCGTGGTGAAGACCGAGCGCGTGGGTGCGGCTCATGGCAACGGCGCAGGTGCGGGTGAGGGTGCTGTGCTGGTTGCTGCCGTCGAGGCTGCGGGTGTCGCGAGCGCTGCCGGCGCTGGCAGCGCCGTTGCGGAGCCCGTCCGCAAGTCCGCAACTGCAAGCGAGGCCCTGCGCCACGCGCCGGTTGCAGCGCGCCTGCGCGCCGATGGGGAAGGGGCCTAA
- the cydC gene encoding thiol reductant ABC exporter subunit CydC: protein MFDKRLLALVPSARKFIAADVVFQWIALLANIALFFMVGSFSQTLLADAVTVQAAANLAVFAALAVVVRMACQTLAQRMGLAASEVAKRAVRQEVYDKLVRLGPSYRERVSTSEAVQISVEGTEQLESYFGSYLPQLFYAVLAPLTLFACLAPISLPSAAALVVCVPFIPASIMAVQKFAKRTMRNYWGSYTDLGGMFLENIQGLTTLKMYRADEQAHEQMNGQAEGFRRQTMRLLRMQLNSITIMDLFAFGGAAVGIAVVLGQYAAGAVAFGAAFAIVFLSAEFFLPLRTLGSFFHTAMNGMAAAEKMFAILDTPEDRDGARSVDPAGADISCCGVGYSFDGERTVLQNIDFEAPAGSFIGVAGESGSGKSTLAGILTGANASYSGTVEVGGIDLRDVSRASLRETITAVSFQSYLFKGTLRSNLALAKPTATDDELWHVLTRCRLDGFAHEAGGLDAPVAEAGRNLSGGQRQRLAMARALLHDAPVYLLDEATSNIDAESESAIIELVHELARTKTVIMISHRLAALRGADCIYVLEDGRVVESGPHDALVEASGAFARLWGQQAELEAFARGETKEPANVAAAATPCGNPAPEAPLSGSAPMASHDSAPCHSAAVDSGSAFDESAVPGGLAGSSSCADSANATASAPHRSHLSVMLRLVKLTRPLLPVMALAVVLGVMGFAAAIFLTVFAAYALLGLAGLPQPVAAGAAIVALGVCGVVRGPLRYGEQLCNHYLAFRILALVRDRVFAALRRLAPAKLEGRDKGDLVSLVTSDVELLEVFYAHTLSPALIALIVSVGMTAFVGFQSPVLGALALASYVLVGVAVPLVSSRASGSAGRAVRDRIGDMNAFVLDSLRGLAETLQYGRAADRAHELSARMANLAGVERRLKGRTALFMALVGAVVIVCDVAMLLVSAALAMQGDIGVGAAVLATTALMSSFGPVIAVANLGSTLQQTLASGARVLDLLDERPQTEEVADGVDLDGFEGAAARRVDFSYGGARVLEQVDVRIEPGEIVRVAGRSGAGKSTLLKLFMRFWDAEKGVVEVSGRDVRRVNTASLREVEGFMTQDTHLFEGTIRDNLVLARPDAAEAELADAVRKASLADLVERLPQGLDTPVGELGDTLSGGERQRIGLARVFLHDAPLVLLDEPTSNLDSLNEAAVLRALAENRDGKTVLIVSHRASAAAIADRTFSVEHGRVS, encoded by the coding sequence GTGTTCGACAAACGCCTGCTCGCCCTCGTTCCGTCGGCGCGGAAGTTTATCGCTGCCGATGTCGTGTTCCAGTGGATCGCCCTTCTTGCCAATATCGCCCTGTTCTTCATGGTCGGCTCGTTTTCGCAGACGCTGCTCGCCGATGCGGTCACCGTGCAGGCGGCGGCGAACCTCGCTGTTTTCGCCGCGCTGGCCGTGGTCGTGCGCATGGCGTGCCAGACGCTCGCGCAGCGTATGGGACTGGCTGCAAGCGAGGTTGCCAAGCGCGCTGTGCGCCAAGAGGTGTACGACAAGCTCGTGCGCCTGGGGCCGTCGTATCGCGAGCGTGTCTCCACGAGTGAGGCCGTTCAGATCAGCGTGGAGGGCACCGAGCAGCTGGAAAGCTACTTCGGCTCGTACCTGCCGCAGCTGTTCTACGCGGTGCTGGCCCCGCTCACGCTGTTCGCCTGCCTGGCGCCGATCTCGTTGCCGTCGGCTGCGGCGCTCGTCGTGTGCGTGCCGTTCATCCCCGCATCCATCATGGCGGTGCAGAAATTCGCCAAGCGCACCATGCGCAACTACTGGGGTTCCTACACCGACCTCGGCGGCATGTTCCTCGAGAATATCCAAGGACTGACCACGCTCAAGATGTACCGCGCCGACGAGCAGGCGCACGAGCAGATGAACGGCCAGGCCGAGGGATTCCGCCGCCAGACCATGCGCCTTCTGCGCATGCAGCTCAACTCCATCACCATCATGGACTTGTTCGCGTTCGGCGGCGCCGCGGTAGGCATTGCCGTGGTGCTCGGGCAGTATGCGGCAGGCGCCGTGGCGTTCGGCGCCGCGTTCGCCATCGTGTTCTTGTCGGCCGAGTTCTTCCTGCCGCTGCGCACGCTGGGGTCGTTTTTCCACACGGCCATGAACGGCATGGCCGCCGCCGAGAAGATGTTCGCCATTTTGGACACGCCGGAGGACCGCGACGGCGCGCGCTCGGTGGACCCGGCGGGCGCTGATATTTCGTGCTGCGGCGTGGGCTACTCGTTCGACGGCGAGCGGACGGTGCTCCAAAACATCGACTTCGAGGCTCCTGCCGGCAGCTTCATCGGTGTGGCGGGGGAGAGCGGATCGGGCAAGTCCACGCTTGCCGGCATTCTGACCGGGGCGAATGCCTCCTATAGCGGCACGGTTGAAGTGGGCGGGATCGACCTGCGCGACGTCTCGCGCGCCTCGCTGCGCGAGACGATCACGGCTGTGTCGTTCCAAAGCTACCTGTTCAAGGGAACGCTGCGCTCGAATCTCGCGCTGGCGAAACCCACGGCGACCGACGACGAACTGTGGCACGTGCTGACCCGCTGCCGCCTTGATGGCTTCGCGCACGAGGCCGGAGGCTTGGATGCCCCCGTGGCCGAGGCCGGCCGCAACCTTTCGGGCGGCCAGCGCCAGCGCCTGGCCATGGCCCGAGCGCTGCTGCACGACGCCCCGGTGTACCTGCTGGACGAGGCCACCTCGAACATCGATGCAGAGAGCGAGAGCGCCATCATCGAGCTTGTGCACGAGCTGGCGCGCACGAAGACCGTCATCATGATCTCGCACCGACTCGCAGCCCTGCGCGGCGCCGATTGCATCTACGTGCTCGAGGACGGCCGCGTGGTCGAGTCGGGCCCGCATGATGCCCTTGTCGAAGCCTCGGGCGCCTTCGCCCGCCTCTGGGGGCAGCAAGCCGAGCTGGAAGCCTTCGCCCGCGGCGAAACAAAGGAACCTGCCAATGTCGCCGCCGCCGCGACCCCTTGCGGCAACCCTGCACCCGAAGCTCCATTGAGCGGCTCCGCCCCCATGGCCTCCCACGACTCCGCCCCCTGCCATTCCGCCGCCGTTGACTCCGGGAGCGCTTTCGACGAGTCGGCGGTCCCGGGAGGTCTCGCCGGGTCATCCTCTTGCGCAGACTCCGCAAACGCCACAGCCTCCGCTCCCCATCGCTCTCATCTCTCCGTCATGCTGCGCCTCGTGAAGCTCACGCGGCCGCTTTTGCCGGTCATGGCGCTTGCCGTGGTGCTGGGCGTCATGGGCTTTGCGGCGGCCATCTTCCTCACCGTGTTCGCCGCCTACGCGCTGCTCGGCCTTGCGGGGCTGCCGCAGCCTGTCGCCGCCGGTGCCGCTATCGTGGCGCTCGGCGTATGCGGCGTAGTGCGTGGCCCCCTGCGCTACGGCGAGCAGCTGTGCAACCACTACCTGGCCTTCCGCATCCTCGCGCTCGTGCGCGACCGGGTGTTTGCGGCGCTGAGGCGCCTGGCGCCCGCCAAGTTGGAGGGCCGCGACAAGGGCGACCTCGTGTCGCTCGTCACCTCCGACGTGGAGCTGTTGGAGGTGTTCTACGCCCACACCCTCTCCCCGGCGCTCATCGCGCTCATCGTGTCGGTAGGCATGACGGCGTTCGTCGGCTTCCAGTCGCCGGTGCTCGGCGCGCTTGCGCTCGCCTCGTACGTGCTCGTGGGCGTGGCGGTGCCGCTCGTGTCCTCCAGGGCCAGCGGAAGTGCGGGGCGTGCCGTGCGCGACCGCATCGGCGACATGAACGCGTTCGTGCTCGACAGCCTGCGGGGCCTCGCCGAGACGCTGCAGTACGGCCGGGCGGCCGACCGTGCGCACGAGCTCTCGGCGCGCATGGCGAACCTGGCCGGCGTCGAGCGCCGCCTCAAAGGCCGCACGGCGCTGTTCATGGCGCTCGTCGGCGCCGTCGTGATTGTCTGCGACGTGGCGATGCTGCTCGTTTCCGCCGCGCTTGCGATGCAGGGGGATATCGGCGTGGGTGCCGCCGTGCTGGCCACCACGGCGCTCATGTCGTCGTTCGGCCCGGTCATCGCCGTGGCGAACCTGGGCTCCACCTTGCAGCAGACCCTGGCGTCGGGCGCGCGCGTGCTCGACCTTCTGGACGAGCGCCCGCAGACCGAGGAGGTGGCCGACGGGGTGGACCTGGACGGCTTCGAGGGCGCGGCCGCACGGCGCGTGGACTTCTCCTACGGTGGCGCGCGCGTGCTCGAGCAGGTGGACGTGCGCATCGAGCCGGGCGAGATCGTGCGCGTGGCGGGCCGCAGCGGCGCGGGCAAGTCCACGCTGCTCAAGCTGTTCATGCGCTTCTGGGATGCCGAGAAGGGCGTCGTGGAGGTGTCGGGCCGCGACGTGCGTCGCGTCAATACCGCCAGCCTGCGCGAGGTGGAAGGGTTCATGACGCAGGACACGCACCTGTTCGAGGGCACCATCCGCGACAACCTCGTGCTCGCGCGCCCCGATGCCGCCGAGGCCGAGCTTGCCGACGCCGTGCGCAAGGCATCGCTCGCAGATCTGGTGGAGCGCCTGCCGCAGGGCCTCGACACGCCGGTGGGGGAGCTTGGCGACACGCTCTCGGGCGGCGAGCGCCAGCGCATCGGGCTTGCCCGCGTCTTTTTGCACGACGCCCCGCTCGTGCTGCTCGACGAGCCCACGAGCAACCTCGACAGCCTGAACGAGGCCGCCGTGCTGCGCGCACTCGCCGAGAACCGCGACGGCAAGACCGTGCTCATCGTCAGCCATCGCGCCTCGGCCGCCGCCATCGCCGACCGCACGTTCTCCGTCGAGCACGGCCGCGTGTCGTAG
- the rpsB gene encoding 30S ribosomal protein S2 has protein sequence MTKVSIQTLLDAGSHFGHQTRRWNPKMKPYIFGSRGDIYIIDLKQTLYGLDAAYTFVSEIARKGGTVLFVGTKKQAQEAVADAANKCGMPYVNARWLGGMLTNFVTIRSRVTRMEELEAMEADGRMAVLPKKEQILLRKELGKLQTNLNGIRNMKRVPDAIFVIDTNREAIAIHEARRLDIPVVGTLDTNCDPDDVDFGIPANDDAIRSVRLLADFVADAVIAGVGVPVTAAEIAPADAEAAPAAEAPAAVEAAPAEAAPEAAAAPAAE, from the coding sequence ATGACGAAAGTCAGCATTCAGACGCTGCTCGACGCGGGCAGCCACTTCGGCCATCAGACGCGCCGTTGGAACCCCAAGATGAAGCCCTACATCTTCGGCAGCCGCGGCGACATCTACATCATCGACCTCAAACAGACGCTCTACGGCCTGGACGCGGCTTACACGTTCGTGTCCGAGATCGCCCGCAAGGGCGGCACCGTGCTGTTCGTGGGCACGAAGAAGCAGGCCCAGGAGGCCGTGGCCGACGCTGCCAACAAGTGCGGCATGCCCTACGTGAACGCCCGCTGGCTCGGCGGCATGCTCACGAACTTCGTTACCATCCGCTCCCGCGTGACCCGCATGGAGGAGCTGGAGGCCATGGAGGCCGACGGCCGCATGGCGGTGCTGCCGAAGAAGGAGCAGATCCTGCTGCGCAAGGAGCTTGGCAAGCTGCAGACGAACCTCAACGGCATCCGCAACATGAAGCGCGTGCCCGACGCCATCTTCGTCATCGACACGAACCGCGAGGCCATCGCCATCCATGAGGCCCGCCGCCTGGACATTCCCGTCGTGGGCACGCTCGACACGAACTGCGACCCGGACGACGTCGATTTCGGCATCCCGGCCAACGACGACGCCATCCGCTCCGTGCGCCTGCTCGCCGACTTCGTGGCCGACGCCGTGATCGCCGGCGTGGGCGTGCCGGTGACGGCCGCCGAGATCGCTCCGGCCGACGCCGAGGCCGCCCCTGCCGCCGAGGCTCCGGCTGCCGTGGAGGCCGCCCCTGCCGAGGCTGCCCCCGAGGCTGCGGCCGCCCCTGCCGCCGAGTAG
- the tsf gene encoding translation elongation factor Ts → MAEITASLVKELREMTGAGMMECKKALVEAEADLEKAVDVLRTRGLAAVAKKAGRATNEGTVMAIVSDDATTGAVVELNCETDFVGMNDKFKAYAEKIAKAALAAKPADLEALKAADAEGETVEAVVTDAIHTLGENIQLSRFALVEGGAVSSYIHGGGKIGVLVQFDVEGIDPASDGFKAYGRDIAMQVAAASPVAANRDAVDPAIVEHEKAIYMAQAAESGKPEAIQEKMATGRLEKFFKESTLTEQAFVKNPDQSVSEYTDEVAKNLGGTIGIVDFKRFVLGEEA, encoded by the coding sequence GTGGCTGAGATCACCGCTTCCCTGGTCAAGGAGCTCCGCGAGATGACTGGCGCCGGCATGATGGAGTGCAAGAAGGCGCTCGTCGAGGCCGAGGCCGACTTGGAAAAGGCCGTCGACGTCCTGCGCACCCGCGGCCTGGCCGCCGTTGCCAAGAAGGCCGGCCGCGCCACCAACGAGGGCACGGTCATGGCCATCGTCTCCGACGACGCCACGACGGGCGCCGTCGTGGAGCTCAACTGCGAGACCGACTTCGTGGGCATGAACGACAAGTTCAAGGCCTACGCCGAGAAGATCGCCAAGGCCGCCCTGGCCGCCAAGCCCGCCGACCTGGAGGCCCTCAAGGCCGCCGACGCCGAGGGCGAGACGGTGGAGGCCGTGGTGACCGACGCCATCCACACGCTGGGCGAGAACATCCAGCTGTCCCGCTTCGCGCTCGTTGAGGGCGGCGCCGTGTCGTCCTACATCCACGGCGGCGGCAAGATCGGCGTGCTCGTGCAGTTCGACGTGGAGGGCATCGACCCCGCGTCCGACGGCTTCAAGGCCTACGGCCGCGACATCGCCATGCAGGTGGCCGCCGCGTCCCCGGTCGCCGCGAACCGCGATGCCGTCGACCCGGCCATCGTCGAGCACGAGAAGGCCATCTACATGGCCCAGGCCGCCGAGTCCGGCAAGCCCGAGGCTATCCAGGAGAAGATGGCCACCGGCCGCCTGGAGAAGTTCTTCAAGGAGAGCACCCTCACCGAGCAGGCCTTCGTGAAGAACCCGGATCAGAGCGTGTCCGAGTACACCGACGAGGTCGCAAAGAACCTCGGCGGCACGATCGGCATCGTCGACTTCAAGCGCTTCGTGCTGGGCGAAGAGGCGTAA
- the murA gene encoding UDP-N-acetylglucosamine 1-carboxyvinyltransferase: MAEEIIIVQGTGVLTGEVPVSGAKNSALKLMAAALLGGGTTAIHNVPLISDIAIMSEVLRCLNARVEREGHTLVVDTGPVDKWETPYELVSKMRASIAVLGPLIGRFGQARVAMPGGCQIGARKIDMHLVGLEALGVEFVVDHGFLEATTPHGLTGAHVVLDFPSVGATENLLMAAVAAEGTTTVENAAREPEIVDLANMLNAMGARVSGGGSSLIEVEGVPVESLHPCEHTTVGDRIEAGTFLTGGALMGGPVTVRGIDPSYLRMALMKLEAMGCDVQAGADWITVRREGPLAPIDLQTLPHPGFPTDLQAQFMLLAARAVGTSVITENVFENRFMFASELMRMGADIVIEDHHALVRGVDGLQGADVSSTDLRAGAALVLAGVSAEGETRVHDIRHIDRGYEDYVGKLGLLGADIERVTIDDALPAC; encoded by the coding sequence ATGGCTGAAGAAATCATCATCGTGCAGGGCACGGGCGTGCTGACCGGCGAGGTTCCCGTGTCGGGCGCAAAGAACTCGGCGCTCAAGCTCATGGCCGCCGCCTTGCTGGGGGGTGGAACCACCGCCATCCACAACGTGCCGCTCATCTCGGACATCGCCATCATGTCCGAGGTGCTGCGATGCCTGAACGCGCGCGTTGAGCGCGAGGGCCACACGCTCGTGGTGGACACCGGCCCCGTGGACAAGTGGGAGACCCCCTACGAGCTGGTGTCGAAGATGCGCGCGAGCATCGCCGTGCTGGGCCCGCTCATCGGGCGGTTCGGCCAGGCGCGCGTCGCCATGCCGGGCGGCTGCCAGATCGGCGCCCGCAAGATCGACATGCACCTCGTGGGGCTGGAGGCGCTGGGCGTGGAATTCGTGGTGGACCACGGCTTCCTGGAGGCCACCACGCCGCACGGCCTGACCGGCGCGCACGTCGTGCTGGACTTCCCCAGCGTGGGCGCCACGGAGAACCTGCTCATGGCCGCCGTGGCAGCCGAGGGCACCACCACCGTGGAGAACGCGGCGCGCGAACCGGAGATCGTCGACTTGGCGAACATGCTGAACGCCATGGGGGCGCGCGTGTCCGGCGGCGGCTCGTCGCTCATCGAGGTGGAGGGCGTGCCCGTCGAGAGCCTGCATCCCTGCGAGCACACCACGGTGGGCGACCGCATAGAGGCCGGCACGTTCCTCACCGGCGGCGCGCTCATGGGCGGCCCGGTGACGGTGCGCGGCATCGACCCGTCGTACCTGCGCATGGCGCTCATGAAGCTGGAGGCCATGGGCTGCGACGTGCAGGCCGGCGCCGACTGGATCACCGTGCGGCGCGAGGGGCCGCTCGCGCCCATCGATTTGCAGACGCTGCCGCACCCCGGCTTCCCGACCGACCTGCAGGCGCAGTTCATGCTGCTGGCGGCCCGCGCCGTGGGGACATCCGTCATCACGGAGAACGTGTTCGAGAACCGCTTCATGTTCGCCAGCGAGCTCATGCGCATGGGCGCCGACATCGTCATCGAGGACCATCATGCCCTCGTGCGCGGCGTGGATGGGCTGCAGGGTGCCGACGTGTCCTCCACCGACCTGCGTGCCGGCGCGGCGCTCGTGCTGGCGGGCGTCTCGGCCGAGGGGGAGACGCGCGTGCACGACATCCGCCATATCGACCGCGGCTACGAGGACTACGTGGGCAAGCTGGGCCTGCTCGGCGCCGACATCGAGCGCGTGACGATAGACGACGCGCTGCCGGCGTGCTAG
- a CDS encoding LCP family protein yields MARRKKGFTAAQSKLTSHRMRSAMLGTHVPRRIRPASVRMNADAVGFSSTRKKKRAARGVVDTLLPSTATRETSSDYSRRVGRRDIAQELQRKARVRRIVAAVIAVAVVAAVAGGVGLATFFGSVDGKMGLGDSDAKAALTAPKEGAWYALLAADLGAATATQEQEGPDALVLARVDASSRAVTLVSIPANLQVTLKDGKVHPLREAAAQGDAALVSAVAGFAGVDIAHYAKTDAAGIASLVDHLGGIEVDVAQEVDDPAAGDVYLAPGVQTLDGNAAVTFLRARNFSNGIDDQARNQREFLASLAARMLEDGGALAFATQLDAVGGSFHTDVAAVDALKLAGALGGIDAASVQGALVPGYEATRDGATRYVASSDAWAGMMELVDAGQPPVVDEGAYAQVDRGSFKLEVRNGAGITGGAAQVGEILAADGFNVAGTGNADSSEFPETLVVYDGEEHKEQAEEVVRALGTGRAIVGAGYYEYETDVLVIIGRDWKPVA; encoded by the coding sequence ATGGCTAGGCGCAAGAAGGGCTTCACCGCAGCCCAATCGAAGCTCACGTCGCACCGCATGAGGTCGGCGATGCTCGGCACGCACGTGCCGCGGCGCATCCGCCCGGCATCGGTCCGCATGAACGCCGATGCCGTGGGCTTCTCCAGCACGCGCAAGAAGAAGCGCGCCGCGCGCGGCGTGGTGGACACGTTGCTGCCCTCCACGGCCACGCGCGAGACCTCGTCGGACTACAGCCGCCGCGTGGGGCGCCGCGACATCGCCCAAGAGCTGCAGCGCAAGGCGCGCGTCCGCCGCATCGTGGCCGCCGTCATCGCCGTCGCGGTGGTGGCCGCAGTCGCCGGCGGCGTGGGGCTGGCCACGTTCTTCGGCTCGGTGGACGGGAAGATGGGGCTGGGCGACTCCGACGCGAAGGCCGCCCTCACGGCGCCGAAAGAGGGCGCCTGGTACGCCCTGCTCGCGGCCGACCTGGGCGCCGCCACGGCCACGCAGGAGCAGGAGGGCCCCGACGCGCTCGTGCTCGCGCGCGTGGACGCTTCCTCCCGTGCGGTCACGCTCGTCTCGATTCCGGCGAACTTGCAGGTCACGCTCAAGGACGGCAAGGTGCATCCCCTGCGAGAGGCCGCGGCGCAGGGCGATGCGGCGCTCGTGTCGGCGGTGGCCGGTTTCGCGGGAGTGGACATCGCGCACTACGCGAAGACCGATGCGGCGGGCATCGCCTCCCTGGTGGATCATTTGGGGGGCATAGAGGTCGACGTGGCGCAGGAGGTGGACGACCCTGCGGCAGGCGACGTCTACCTGGCCCCCGGCGTGCAGACGCTCGACGGCAATGCGGCCGTCACGTTCCTGCGTGCGCGGAACTTCTCGAACGGGATCGACGATCAGGCGCGGAACCAGCGTGAGTTCCTGGCGTCCTTGGCCGCGCGCATGCTCGAGGACGGCGGCGCTTTGGCGTTCGCCACGCAGCTGGACGCTGTGGGCGGCTCGTTCCATACCGACGTTGCGGCTGTGGACGCCCTCAAGCTGGCTGGCGCGCTGGGCGGCATCGATGCCGCGAGCGTGCAGGGGGCGCTCGTGCCCGGTTACGAGGCCACACGCGACGGCGCGACCCGCTACGTGGCTTCGAGCGACGCGTGGGCGGGCATGATGGAGCTGGTTGACGCAGGTCAGCCGCCCGTTGTGGACGAGGGCGCGTATGCGCAGGTCGACCGCGGCAGCTTCAAGCTGGAAGTTCGCAACGGCGCGGGCATAACGGGCGGGGCGGCCCAGGTGGGAGAGATCCTGGCGGCCGACGGGTTCAACGTGGCCGGCACGGGCAACGCCGACAGCTCCGAGTTCCCCGAGACGCTCGTGGTGTATGACGGCGAGGAGCACAAGGAGCAGGCCGAGGAAGTGGTGCGCGCTCTGGGCACAGGCCGGGCTATCGTGGGCGCGGGCTATTACGAGTACGAGACCGATGTGCTCGTGATCATCGGCAGGGACTGGAAGCCCGTGGCGTAG
- a CDS encoding NifU family protein: protein MVDKNDVAAVLELIRPSLQADGGDVRFVDVDEDGVVSVELQGACKGCPMSEMTLANGVERILKERVPGVTKVVAVHEG, encoded by the coding sequence ATGGTAGACAAGAACGACGTGGCGGCGGTGCTCGAGCTCATCCGCCCCAGCCTGCAGGCCGACGGCGGCGACGTGAGGTTCGTCGATGTGGACGAGGACGGCGTGGTGTCGGTGGAGCTGCAGGGTGCCTGCAAGGGCTGCCCCATGTCCGAGATGACGCTGGCGAACGGCGTGGAGCGCATCCTGAAGGAGCGCGTGCCCGGCGTGACGAAGGTCGTCGCCGTCCACGAAGGCTAG
- the pdxS gene encoding pyridoxal 5'-phosphate synthase lyase subunit PdxS, translating to MTEQVQGTLKVKTGFAEMMKGGVIMDVVNPEQAKIAEDAGAVAVMALERVPADIRAHGGVARMSDPTMIEGIVEAVSIPVMAKCRIGHFVEAQVLQSLGVDFIDESEVLTPADDEYHVNKWDFDVPFVCGARNLGEALRRIAEGAAMIRTKGEPGTGNVVEAVRHMRTVTTDIARIKGLRDEQLFTAAKDLQAPYELVKWVAEHGCLPVVNFSAGGIATPADAALMMQLGCDGVFVGSGIFKSGDPAKRARAIVEATTNYDDPDTIARVSRNLGEAMVGIEISDIPENELMAGRGW from the coding sequence ATGACCGAGCAGGTGCAGGGCACGCTGAAGGTTAAGACCGGGTTCGCGGAGATGATGAAGGGCGGCGTCATCATGGACGTCGTGAACCCCGAGCAGGCGAAGATCGCCGAGGATGCGGGAGCGGTGGCCGTTATGGCCCTCGAGCGCGTCCCGGCCGACATCCGCGCCCACGGCGGCGTGGCGCGCATGAGCGACCCCACCATGATCGAGGGCATCGTGGAAGCCGTGTCCATCCCCGTCATGGCGAAGTGCCGCATCGGGCACTTCGTGGAAGCCCAGGTGCTGCAGAGCCTCGGCGTCGACTTCATCGACGAGAGCGAGGTGCTCACGCCGGCCGACGACGAGTACCATGTGAACAAGTGGGACTTCGACGTGCCGTTCGTGTGCGGCGCCCGCAACCTGGGCGAGGCCCTGCGCCGCATCGCCGAGGGCGCGGCCATGATCCGCACGAAGGGCGAGCCGGGCACGGGCAACGTGGTGGAGGCCGTGCGCCACATGCGCACCGTGACCACCGACATCGCCCGCATCAAGGGCCTGCGCGACGAGCAGCTGTTCACCGCCGCAAAGGACTTGCAGGCGCCCTACGAGCTGGTGAAGTGGGTGGCCGAGCACGGGTGCCTTCCCGTGGTGAACTTCTCCGCCGGCGGCATCGCCACGCCCGCCGACGCGGCGCTCATGATGCAGCTGGGCTGCGACGGCGTGTTCGTGGGCAGCGGCATCTTCAAGTCGGGCGACCCGGCCAAGCGCGCCCGCGCCATCGTGGAGGCCACGACGAACTACGACGACCCCGACACCATCGCGCGCGTCTCGCGCAACCTGGGCGAGGCCATGGTGGGCATCGAGATCTCGGACATCCCCGAGAACGAGCTCATGGCCGGACGCGGCTGGTAA
- the pdxT gene encoding pyridoxal 5'-phosphate synthase glutaminase subunit PdxT translates to MTTKRIGVLALQGAFREHRRMLEGLGADTRLVRWPAELDGLDGLVIPGGESTAIAKLLAIHGLYEPLRAAHAAGMAVFGTCAGAILMARDIEGARPDQEPLALMDVRIRRNAYGRQIDSFETAVPFDGVAGGPVKAVFIRAPRFADLGPGVQVLAAGDDGEPLAVREGRALAVAFHPELTDDDRVHAYFLESVVGA, encoded by the coding sequence ATGACGACGAAGCGCATCGGCGTCCTGGCTCTGCAGGGCGCCTTCCGCGAGCATCGGCGCATGCTCGAAGGGCTGGGGGCCGACACGCGCCTCGTGCGCTGGCCGGCCGAGCTGGATGGGCTGGACGGCCTCGTGATACCGGGGGGCGAGTCCACGGCCATCGCGAAGCTCCTGGCCATCCACGGCTTGTACGAGCCGCTGCGCGCCGCGCATGCGGCCGGCATGGCCGTGTTCGGCACGTGCGCCGGCGCCATCCTCATGGCGCGCGACATAGAAGGCGCGCGCCCCGACCAGGAGCCGCTCGCCCTCATGGACGTGCGCATCCGGCGCAACGCCTACGGCCGGCAGATCGACTCGTTCGAGACGGCGGTGCCGTTCGACGGGGTGGCGGGAGGCCCGGTGAAGGCCGTTTTCATCCGCGCACCCCGCTTCGCCGATTTGGGGCCGGGCGTGCAGGTGCTCGCCGCCGGCGACGACGGCGAGCCGCTTGCCGTGCGCGAAGGTCGCGCGCTGGCCGTGGCGTTCCACCCCGAGCTCACCGACGACGACCGCGTGCATGCCTATTTCCTCGAAAGCGTGGTCGGCGCGTGA
- a CDS encoding UDP-N-acetylmuramoylalanyl-D-glutamate--2,6-diaminopimelate ligase: MSQTITCPACGASDLDVCCYDSMMVVRADLAMFTLRCPSCGAKVSSMQTIPSQLREEVRFAAIEVGAGMGRE; encoded by the coding sequence ATGAGTCAGACGATTACCTGCCCGGCGTGCGGCGCGTCCGATCTGGACGTGTGCTGCTACGACTCCATGATGGTCGTGCGCGCGGACCTCGCCATGTTCACGTTGCGCTGCCCCTCGTGCGGCGCCAAGGTGTCCAGCATGCAGACCATCCCCTCCCAGCTGCGCGAAGAGGTGCGGTTCGCCGCCATCGAGGTGGGCGCGGGCATGGGCCGCGAGTAA